The DNA segment CACATCACTTCCTGCCGAGGTGAAGGGTCAGATTCCGAAGAGTCCAGAGGTTCaccgttttattttatttaaagggGGGCGTTTGGGGAGGGCGGGGCTGGGTGAAACTAGGATTGGGGTCTTGCATGTCGAGCTGAGCATAGGCAGGGTACAGGCATGGGAGGGAgatagggtcagaggtcaggggtcagtcgTGGATGACAATGGGTCCCCTCATCCGGAggctggggtgggggtgtggaggGGCGAGGAGCGGCCCCTGTGGTGGTGCCTGGGATGCCCTGCGCAGGGTGATCTGCTCACAGGGCTGTCGACAGGCGCGCCTCAGCTGGGACCGAGACAGCAGCCGCCTGACCCTCCTGGAGAGACAGGACACGACATCAGGTAGACAGGACATGACATCAGAGGGGAACTCAACAGAACATTAGAACACTGTTAAAACAttgggatagacagagagagaaattaagTAAAGGGCTGTTGTTCGAGGGAGTCGATTactacagcagcagcagcagcatctctctctctcgttctctctctctctttctctgtttatcATTTCTCTGAACAGAAAAACACATCAATTACCTCCAGTACAACGCTGGGATTGAATTAGTGCGGACTAATATAGacactgtgtgtgagagtgtatcacaggaggttggtggcactttagTTGGGGTGGATGGGCTGTTGGTAATGGCtagagcggaatcagtggaatggtatcaaatacatcacatGGTTTcattgtgtttgatgccattccattcgctccgttccagccgtTACTATGAGCSGTCCTGCCCTCAGCAGCCTCATGTGGCGTGTACGTGCATATTGTGTTGTTTAGGCCATTGTGTTTTACCGCATcaagaaaagagagcgagaggSagatggagagagagatgggtcctGAGGGCTGTCCTGTGAATGACTGAGTGTTTATTATAAAGAGTGATGACTGTAATAGAGCTTCTCTGCGTGATATAATCTGTAATATTGATCACTCCATCTAGTGAGGCAGGACCAGTCACAgagtcatggaaaatgtatgagtGTGAAAGTACCTTTTGCTGAATATATTATTTCATAGTCTCGGAAGTTCCAGACCTAGGGCAACAGAAATAGTTCTATGGAACATGGTGGATTTTCTCGGTGACTTCGAAAAGGGAGATTTTTTGGGGGCGGGCATAAAATGTGAGCGGGAATTGTGCTCAAAAATGATCTCGGTAACATGACAGAGGCGGACCAAAGGCCGACGCAGTAGCTAGGCTAATTATAGTGGTTGTAAGCTTGTACCACTAACGTTAGCTGTCATGGCGCAAACTACTCACTTGAGATATACACTAATTGAAAATATTATCCGCGAGCTccatctagctagctaccaatttTGCGTMCGGTGGGGAAGTTTACGCCAGGGCACTAACGCATAAGGCTCTGGATGGATTTTACCAGTCCATTTCTGCCTAGCCCAACCGATGCTTCTACCTGTGCAGGCGTGTATGTTGGAACATTATTAATGGAGACTAATGTCTACCTGCttagaaacacacacgcataGCCATGGGAAGTAGTTTTGGGGTGCTGCGTTTTTTTTGCCCGCACTACAgacactgtaggtctactaatACAGCATTATTAAAGGGTCATTGCACTCATTTTGTGAAAATATTTATTTGGGGAAAAttggtatttattattatttttatgtatttttttatctttCAGGGGTTCcacccctacttcccacagcTATGGTCACACACCAACAACCTGACCTCTAGCTGAGCTCTGATTGGTTCTAATAAAGAATAGAGCATCTACATCATCTGTCATTAGTGTCAGTCAGCCAAAGTGATGAGACTCATTAGCATATTCTATTCCTGTGATTCTGGGAAGATGAGgtctcctgacacacacacacacacacacacggatgatGTAAGTGGATGCTCCAGTAATGCAGTAATGATATTTCCACTGAAACCTGGTCAATCTCAGACAGTTAGTCTGAAATAACCCTTCATCCCGGGAAGCCGGGGGGGCGATGCGGGTGGCAATGGTTCATGGacacagtgagtgtgtgtatgtttgtgtgtgagtgcattATCAAGTTGACTGGACTGTATGCTGCACAAGTGAGAAAACAGACTCCACAGGTAACCCAGGgcacgtgtgtgtatgcatgtgtgtatgtgtgtgcatgtgagcgtgcatgtgtgtgcgggGTGGGGGGCTTACCGTGAGCAGTTGTGTAACGGCTGCAGCACTGAAATGAGACAAGCAGCCAGTCACTGACAGGAAGGGAAACACACGCCGACCCACGATGCAACAGGGCacaagaggtcaggggtcagggtctGTATTCCcaaaagagtctcagagtaggagtgataATGCAAGATTTTATGgaactgatcctggatcagcacttctactctgagacacttatTGAATACAGACCCAGGTGTTGTGCACATTAAGAGTCATTACATCATGTGAGTGTGTTTTGTATGAGATGAGAATATTTGGTTACCTGTGGAGTCCCATTCATCAGCTTGGCAGTGGCCTCAGTCTCAATCCTGTTTAGAACCCTGCAGTTGTCTCCTTGTTAGTCCCCTATAAAATATGTTCAACTAACTATccactaacccttaccctagcaAGTTGTTGCATAGAAAAACTATATCTGAAGACTAATTTGGCCCAGTTTGCTCACTCAACTCCTGATGAATCTCAACCAACAGCAGTGATCTGCTTATTAATTACATTTCTACACGCTGATCTCTGGAATTCTATTTCTGTGCTTGGTGAGTCAGGGTTGTTGAAGCTTGTTAGGAYACAGCTGCTTCAGTCCAGTCAGCTGTCAGTCACAGGCATAATAAGCCGTCACTCTCCAATCACACGCAAGACGGTCTCACGCATCATCAGGCCAGTTGCCAATCAAAGGCCACCCCTACCTGGTCTCCCGGGAGACAAAGAAGAAGCTGTCATCGGGGGCATCGATCAAGTTTGGGCGTCTCTTCCTAATCATGACTCCACCCCTAGCACTGCCCCTCGTCCCCCCGCCTCCACTGCTACGGCCGTTCTGCTGGGAAGAGCCAATCACAAACAATTACTCCAGAACGAGACAATCAAATACGAGCAACTCCTGAttatccaataaaaaaaaaactgccatGCTTAATGATGTAATATTGTAGAGTCAACCTTAAATGTCTGTATTTGAAGTCTATGGTTGGTCTACGGGCAGATTGGTATAATATGTGATGTGGTCAGCTGACATGTTAAACACCTATCCAGGCGATTTGAGMTCTgcgtctgcaatgtagtcaggCGGGAACACCACATATTTAAAGTCCTGTGTTTAGTAAAAGAGAAACTGTTACTCACCACTGGTACCGTTGTCTGGCCTGGGTTTTCTACAGaaggacacaggagacaacatGATAGAGATTAGTtggagtgtgtgtgattgtaggtgtgtgtgcaagtgtgtgtgtgtttgtgtacctggGCGTTTCTCTGGCTCGGCTCTGGTGTGGTGGTGGAAGCTGCGTTTACCCAGAAGGCCATGKGGACCGTGAGGKAGAGAAGAGAGGAGGCGGCGAGGGGGTGGGGCTTGCAGGCCAAGGGTTCGGYGAGAACGGGGGGCGTGTATCGCGGGGCGGGACTCTGGAACACATAGCATCACATGTTTGACCACCCATATTACTCMgtttttttctatttgttgtcaTAAGAGAATGTCATTCCTTAGAGACTACTCTTATGTCATACAAACACGTATTGGTCCATTGTTTAGACATTGCGTGTGTTACCCAGGAACTGCAGGACGCTGGTCAGGGTGCTCCTCTGGGCGGTCCGGATTCTGGGCGGTCGCCCGACTTGTCCCTCCGACAGCCGCAACATATCTAGACCAATCACCACACAGCAGCTCTACTACTGACCAATCACCAAACAGCGCCAGTGACAGACAAAGCAGCTGTACTATGTCATTCAGTCAAGAATACGGAGAATGTTTCAGACAGAGAAAAGATATGAACATTGCTTCATCTACTGGTGCCTGTGGCATGCTGTGTAGTTGTTTTGAATTGGTGAACCTCTAATAACGAATTTATCTGAAAGCTCTGAAACTAACTGTTACCAACTAATAGTAACTGctaataaaactgtaaatacctGCAGTATGAGTTGAAAGCAGTTTGAGAGTGAAACACTGTGTTAGATGACTTACTGTATGAGGTGGTTATGGGTAGATGTAGCAGTGTGTTAGATGACTTACTGTATGAGGTGGTTATGGGTAGATGTAGCAGTGTGTTAGAAATGATTACTGTATGAAGGTGGTATGGGTAGAATGTAGCATTTCTCTGTATGGTTGGTGATGTAGAGCATGTAGATGACTTATGTATGAGGTGGTTATGGGTAGATGGTAGCAGCTTGTTTAGATTGACTTACTGTATGAGGTGGTTTATGGGTAGATGTAAGCAGTGGGTAAGATGACTACATGTATAAAGGTGGATTATGGGTAGATGTAGCAGTGTGGTTAGATGACTACTGTATGAGGTTGGTTTATGGTAGTATGTTACAGCAGGTGTGTTAGGATGAGCTTAACTGTATGAGGTGATTATGGGTAAGATGTAGCAGTGTGTTAGATACTTACTGTATGAGGTGGTTATGGGGTAGATGTAGCAGAGTGTGTTAGATGACTTACTGTATGAGGTGGTTATGGGTAGATGTGTAGCAGTGTGTTAGATGACTTACTGTATGAGGGTGGTTATGGGTAGATGTAGCAGCAGTGTGTTGATGACTTACTGTATGAGTGGTTGGGGTAGATGTAGCAGTGTGTTAGATGACTTACTGTATGAGGTGGTTATGGGTAGATGTAGCAGTGTGTAGAATGACTTACTGTATGAGGTGGTTATGGGTAGAAGTAGCAGTGTGTTAGATGACTTACTGTTGAGTGTGTTATGGGTAGAGTAGCAGCAGTTGGTTAATGACTTACTGTATGAGGTGGTTTATGGGTAGATTAGCAGTGTGTTAGATGACTTACTTATGAGGTGGTTATGGTAGATGTAGCAGCAGTGTGGGTTAGATGACTTTTACTGTAAATGAGGTGGTTATGGGTAGATTGTAGCAGTGTGTTAGATGACTTACTGTATGAGGTGGTTATGGGTAGCATGTAGCAGGGTGTGTAGATGACTTAACTGTATGAGGTGGTTATGGTAGatgtagcagcagtgtgttaGATGACTTACTGTATGAGGTGGTTATGGGTAGATGTAGCGACAGTGTGTTAGATGACTTAACTGTATGAGGTGGTTATGGTAGATGTAGCAGTGTGTTAGATGACTTACTGTATGAGGTGGTTCATGGTAGATGTAGCAGTGTGTTAGATGACTTACTGTATGAGGTGGTTATGGGTAGatgtagcagcagtgtgttaGATGACTTACTGTAGAGGTGGTTATGGGTAGATGTAGCAGAGTGTGGTTAGAGACCTTACTGTATGAGGTGGCTTATGGGTAGTGTATGTAGAAGCAGTGTGTTAGATGACTTACTGTAtgaggtggtttatggtagatgtagcagcagtgtgttaGATGACTATGCTGTATGAGGTGGTTATGGGTAGATGGTAGAGCAGTGTGGTTAGATGACTTCTCGTATGAGGTGGGTTATGGTATAGATGTGCAGCAGTGTGTAGTATGACTTACTGTATGAAGGTGGTTTGGGTGATGTAGCAGTGTGTTATAATGATTACTGTAATGAGGTTGGTTTATGGGTAGATGTAGGCCAGCAGTGTTAGGATGACTTACTGTATGAGGTGGTTATGGGGTAGAGCATTGTGACTAGTTGGCGTAG comes from the Salvelinus sp. IW2-2015 unplaced genomic scaffold, ASM291031v2 Un_scaffold2359, whole genome shotgun sequence genome and includes:
- the LOC112073774 gene encoding metastasis-associated protein MTA1-like isoform X3; the encoded protein is MLRLSEGQVGRPPRIRTAQRSTLTSVLQFLESRPAIHAPRSXRTLGLQAPPPRRLLSSLPHGPHGLLGKRSFHHHTRAEPEKRPENPGQTTVPVQNGRSSGGGGTRGSARGGVMIRKRRPNLIDAPDDSFFFVSRETSAAAVTQLLTVWNFRDYEIIYSAKGGSGGCCLGPS
- the LOC112073774 gene encoding metastasis-associated protein MTA1-like isoform X6, with protein sequence MLRLSEGQVGRPPRIRTAQRSTLTSVLQFLESRPAIHAPRSXRTLGLQAPPPRRLLSSLPHGPHGLLGKRSFHHHTRAEPEKRPENPGQTTVPVQNGRSSGGGGTRGSARGGVMIRKRRPNLIDAPDDSFFFVSRETSDWLLVSFQCCSRYTTAHGLELPRL
- the LOC112073774 gene encoding metastasis-associated protein MTA1-like isoform X2; protein product: MLRLSEGQVGRPPRIRTAQRSTLTSVLQFLESRPAIHAPRSXRTLGLQAPPPRRLLSSLPHGPHGLLGKRSFHHHTRAEPEKRPENPGQTTVPVNGRSSGGGGTRGSARGGVMIRKRRPNLIDAPDDSFFFVSRETRRVRRLLSRSQLRRACRQPCEQITLRRASQAPPQGPLLAPPHPHPSLRMRGPIVIHD
- the LOC112073774 gene encoding metastasis-associated protein MTA1-like isoform X1, producing the protein MLRLSEGQVGRPPRIRTAQRSTLTSVLQFLESRPAIHAPRSXRTLGLQAPPPRRLLSSLPHGPHGLLGKRSFHHHTRAEPEKRPENPGQTTVPVQNGRSSGGGGTRGSARGGVMIRKRRPNLIDAPDDSFFFVSRETRRVRRLLSRSQLRRACRQPCEQITLRRASQAPPQGPLLAPPHPHPSLRMRGPIVIHD
- the LOC112073774 gene encoding metastasis-associated protein MTA1-like isoform X5, translated to MLRLSEGQVGRPPRIRTAQRSTLTSVLQFLESRPAIHAPRSXRTLGLQAPPPRRLLSSLPHGPHGLLGKRSFHHHTRAEPEKRPENPGQTTVPVQNGRSSGGGGTRGSARGGVMIRKRRPNLIDAPDDSFFFVSRETSDWLLVSFQCCSRYTTAHGGSGGCCLGPS
- the LOC112073774 gene encoding metastasis-associated protein MTA1-like isoform X4 → MLRLSEGQVGRPPRIRTAQRSTLTSVLQFLESRPAIHAPRSXRTLGLQAPPPRRLLSSLPHGPHGLLGKRSFHHHTRAEPEKRPENPGQTTVPVQNGRSSGGGGTRGSARGGVMIRKRRPNLIDAPDDSFFFVSRETSAAAVTQLLTEGQAAAVSVPAEARLSTAL